Proteins encoded in a region of the Zea mays cultivar B73 chromosome 4, Zm-B73-REFERENCE-NAM-5.0, whole genome shotgun sequence genome:
- the LOC100285599 gene encoding auxin-responsive protein SAUR36, which produces MISSKKLAQLSKKMQGMGAVGRRRVTVVRKEINPSCSSIVAGKGNCIVYSSDGKRFEIPLSYLHTAVFVELLKLSQEEFGFTSDGRITLPCDKAVMEYVMCLLRREASEDVEKALLSSIVMSCHHTNRMVQPPSGVNHHFAVCSS; this is translated from the coding sequence ATGATCAGCTCCAAGAAGCTAGCTCAGTTGTCCAAGAAGATGCAGGGAATGGGTGCAGTTGGGCGAAGAAGGGTCACAGTAGTGAGAAAGGAAATCAACCCATCTTGCAGCAGCATAGTTGCAGGGAAGGGCAACTGCATCGTCTACTCTTCTGATGGGAAGCGGTTTGAGATCCCCCTTTCTTACCTCCACACGGCAGTGTTTGTAGAGCTCCTGAAGCTGTCGCAGGAAGAGTTTGGGTTCACAAGTGATGGGAGGATCACACTGCCTTGCGATAAAGCAGTGATGGAGTATGTGATGTGTTTGCTAAGGAGAGAAGCCTCTGAGGATGTTGAGAAGGCGCTCCTCAGTTCCATAGTGATGTCTTGCCACCACACAAACAGGATGGTGCAACCACCAAGTGGAGTGAACCACCACTTCGCTGTGTGCAGCTCCTGA